A window from Nitrosopumilus adriaticus encodes these proteins:
- the aspS gene encoding aspartate--tRNA(Asn) ligase, which produces MVFVKTHDIDELTEQLIGTQVVLGGWVEDFRKLGKMSFITLRDVTGISQVIVKGELNDNLGEINRQSVVSVKGIVQETKARDFAFEIKADEIEVLGKAIHPLPVDPIGRVESNIDTRLNHRALDMRNQKTASIFKLRHHVLQSLRKTLTEKKFIEITTPKIIGSASEGGANLFSLDYFGKTAYLAQSPQLYKEQMTLGLERVFEISNFYRAENSHTGRHLSEFTSVDIEAAFMDYNDVMDVLESLVIKVYNYTSENCKKEQETIGHTIEIPKSPFERITYSQCVEELQKAGEKIEFGDDLLDSHLRIIGDNHPGFFFLTDWPMKLKPFYIREKDEDATLSRSFDLQFGYLELSSGGTRLHNPEMLKARLKEQDLDPAQFQDHLKTFDWGMPPHSGWGMGLDRLMTTLIGIDNVREVVLYPRDPDRLSP; this is translated from the coding sequence ATGGTTTTTGTTAAAACACACGATATTGACGAATTAACTGAGCAGTTAATCGGAACACAAGTTGTTCTTGGGGGATGGGTTGAAGATTTTAGAAAACTAGGCAAGATGTCATTTATTACTTTACGCGATGTTACAGGCATATCTCAAGTGATTGTCAAAGGTGAATTAAATGATAATCTAGGAGAGATAAATCGTCAGAGTGTAGTTTCTGTAAAAGGTATTGTGCAAGAAACTAAAGCTAGAGACTTTGCATTTGAAATTAAAGCCGATGAAATTGAAGTGTTAGGTAAAGCTATCCATCCATTGCCTGTAGATCCAATTGGGAGAGTTGAAAGTAATATCGATACAAGATTAAATCATCGTGCACTAGATATGAGGAATCAAAAAACAGCTTCAATTTTCAAACTTAGACATCATGTATTACAGTCTCTTCGTAAAACATTAACTGAAAAAAAGTTCATAGAGATTACAACTCCTAAAATTATTGGTAGTGCAAGTGAAGGTGGCGCCAATTTATTTTCCTTGGATTATTTTGGAAAGACAGCATATTTAGCTCAAAGTCCACAATTATACAAAGAACAGATGACGCTTGGATTAGAGCGAGTCTTTGAAATTTCAAATTTTTATCGTGCAGAAAACTCCCATACAGGAAGACATCTCTCCGAATTTACCAGTGTAGATATTGAAGCTGCATTTATGGACTATAACGATGTAATGGATGTATTAGAATCTCTCGTAATAAAAGTTTACAACTACACATCAGAGAATTGTAAAAAAGAACAAGAAACAATTGGCCATACAATTGAGATTCCAAAATCACCATTTGAAAGAATCACATATTCTCAATGTGTAGAAGAATTACAAAAAGCAGGAGAAAAAATAGAATTTGGAGACGACTTACTTGATTCACATCTTAGAATAATTGGAGATAATCATCCAGGGTTTTTCTTCTTGACTGACTGGCCAATGAAACTAAAACCATTTTACATTAGAGAAAAAGATGAAGATGCTACATTATCACGCTCATTTGACTTGCAATTTGGATATCTAGAATTATCTTCTGGAGGAACCAGATTGCACAATCCCGAGATGCTAAAGGCAAGACTCAAAGAACAAGATTTGGATCCTGCACAATTCCAAGATCATCTAAAAACATTTGATTGGGGAATGCCACCACACTCTGGTTGGGGAATGGGATTAGATAGATTGATGACCACATTGATTGGAATTGATAATGTGCGTGAAGTTGTTTTGTATCCTAGAGATCCTGATAGATTAAGCCCATAG
- a CDS encoding transcription elongation factor NusA, translating into MILPICGFDAKNAVLCPKCENKVESGELTKADVDASIILAKTAKTNKMIENFTLYSCKEFQGNFVLSLAKNDIMIIRQSRTLYRLLQEQFNGKIWLVEADENDKRFIEDLFFPTKILSINAVWAPGGVQKTKAVVSGKWTPKFPIDTEKVVQIVKNARNLDIEIEFEDKR; encoded by the coding sequence ATGATACTTCCAATCTGTGGTTTTGATGCAAAGAATGCAGTTCTCTGCCCAAAATGTGAAAATAAAGTAGAGTCAGGTGAACTCACAAAGGCAGATGTTGATGCATCAATTATTCTTGCAAAAACTGCAAAAACAAACAAGATGATTGAGAATTTTACGCTTTATTCTTGTAAAGAATTTCAAGGGAATTTTGTTTTGTCACTAGCAAAAAACGATATTATGATTATTAGACAGAGTAGAACACTATACAGATTACTTCAAGAACAATTCAATGGAAAAATATGGCTAGTGGAAGCAGATGAGAATGACAAGAGATTCATAGAAGATTTGTTTTTTCCAACCAAAATTCTATCAATTAATGCAGTTTGGGCTCCAGGAGGCGTTCAAAAGACAAAAGCAGTAGTGTCAGGCAAATGGACACCAAAATTTCCAATAGATACTGAAAAAGTTGTACAAATTGTGAAAAATGCCCGAAACCTTGACATTGAGATAGAATTTGAGGATAAAAGATAG
- a CDS encoding ABC transporter ATP-binding protein yields MVFLDINGLSVKYSSSSGPVYAVDDVDIHLEDGESLGIAGESACGKSTLGLSIIRMLSGGSAQGKILFEGDSLLDLSESDFNTKYRWKKISMIFQGAMNALDPVFTIKEQFLEILNQHDFDGNFNRLILDAMNSVSLDENVLKKYPHELSGGMKQRVVIAMALLLKPKFVIADEPTTALDVLIQAQIINLLKTLKKGGMSFLLITHDLAVLSEIADKIGIMYGGQIVEFGSSEEIYKNPKHPYTKGLLESIPRLHGTNPKYIKGTPPSLLDAPTQCRFIERCPLAIEKCKELPPKLKTKTGYVRCWLYEEE; encoded by the coding sequence ATGGTTTTTTTAGATATTAATGGACTATCTGTAAAATATTCATCATCTTCAGGTCCTGTTTATGCAGTTGATGATGTTGATATCCATTTAGAGGATGGTGAATCATTAGGAATTGCAGGTGAAAGTGCATGTGGAAAAAGTACATTGGGATTATCAATTATTAGAATGCTTTCTGGAGGAAGTGCTCAAGGTAAAATCCTCTTTGAGGGTGATTCTTTATTGGATTTGAGTGAATCTGATTTTAATACAAAATATAGGTGGAAAAAAATCTCTATGATCTTTCAGGGTGCTATGAATGCACTTGATCCTGTATTTACAATAAAGGAGCAATTTCTTGAAATTTTAAATCAACATGATTTTGATGGAAATTTTAACCGATTAATTTTGGATGCAATGAATTCAGTCAGCTTAGACGAAAATGTTTTGAAAAAATATCCTCATGAATTGAGTGGGGGTATGAAACAACGAGTTGTCATTGCCATGGCATTATTACTAAAACCAAAATTTGTTATTGCAGATGAGCCTACAACAGCACTTGATGTGTTAATTCAGGCTCAAATCATCAATTTACTGAAAACTCTCAAAAAAGGTGGAATGTCATTTTTGCTAATCACTCATGATTTGGCAGTACTATCTGAAATTGCAGATAAGATTGGAATAATGTATGGTGGACAAATTGTTGAATTTGGTAGTTCTGAAGAAATATACAAAAATCCAAAACATCCTTACACCAAAGGATTATTGGAATCAATTCCGAGATTGCATGGAACTAATCCCAAATACATCAAGGGAACTCCTCCAAGCTTGCTTGATGCTCCAACTCAATGTCGATTTATAGAACGATGTCCCCTGGCAATTGAAAAATGTAAAGAACTTCCGCCTAAACTGAAAACAAAAACTGGATATGTCCGGTGTTGGCTTTATGAAGAAGAATGA